The Candidatus Thermoplasmatota archaeon genome has a segment encoding these proteins:
- a CDS encoding NifU family protein has protein sequence MKEKVKEIIDSIRPALQADGGDIEIAEIDEKNGIVKVRLKGACHGCPMSQLTLQMGIERELKNKIPEVKKVISV, from the coding sequence ATGAAAGAAAAAGTAAAAGAAATAATAGATTCCATCCGCCCAGCCCTGCAGGCGGACGGCGGAGACATCGAAATCGCGGAAATAGATGAAAAGAACGGCATAGTCAAAGTCCGTCTCAAAGGAGCATGCCACGGATGCCCGATGTCTCAGCTCACATTGCAAATGGGCATAGAACGCGAGTTGAAAAACAAAATTCCCGAAGTTAAGAAAGTCATCTCTGTTTAA